From Paracoccus aminovorans, one genomic window encodes:
- a CDS encoding YbjQ family protein, whose product MAVCAACRNEDFAIDPVSQLCRSCQDELGEGDYATEEEVPEAVRSVLLTTESSSNLKVIKRLGIVSSECVVGQNIFKDVAAGFRDLFGGRSKVMQNGLREARKVVLQELSQEAVELGADAIVAVQLHYASIGGSGSVNMLLLTATGTAVKL is encoded by the coding sequence ATGGCTGTTTGCGCTGCTTGCAGAAATGAAGATTTTGCGATTGATCCTGTGTCGCAGCTATGCCGGTCCTGCCAAGACGAGCTTGGCGAAGGTGACTACGCTACAGAGGAAGAAGTACCAGAGGCCGTTAGGTCAGTTCTCCTGACAACAGAATCCTCAAGCAACCTAAAGGTGATAAAGCGCCTAGGGATTGTCTCTTCTGAGTGTGTAGTAGGTCAAAATATCTTCAAGGATGTAGCTGCTGGGTTCCGGGACTTGTTCGGAGGCAGAAGCAAGGTAATGCAAAATGGGTTGAGAGAGGCAAGAAAGGTTGTGTTGCAAGAGCTATCACAGGAAGCGGTAGAGCTTGGGGCCGATGCTATTGTCGCAGTCCAGCTTCACTACGCCTCAATCGGTGGGTCAGGGTCAGTAAATATGCT